One genomic region from Pirellulales bacterium encodes:
- a CDS encoding PEP-CTERM sorting domain-containing protein produces the protein MKTISLLCGALVVLAIAPRAYAGTIVYEGGTAPNTDILASQLTDSSGSLLPNNDYTDNGGPPGELFTVSQNSLLEDITVLGGDSWGPPSGLHLLIGSVDPSTDLVTPLNGTLGKEGGEAVPTPANSNDYVTYQLATPVALTAGTEYVFGLYSDTQWYGLARSATNTTAGSVNFNDTNTFENNNSGRPSKNDGFGEYAVLNSGDYEYVFAAQGVAVVPEPASIALFGMGAIGLILIGGRRRREVPPTTFGRDAHPTPASARRSAIGLS, from the coding sequence ATGAAAACGATTTCGCTTCTTTGCGGCGCGCTGGTGGTCCTCGCAATCGCTCCGCGGGCCTATGCAGGGACGATCGTCTACGAAGGCGGCACTGCCCCGAACACCGACATCCTGGCATCGCAGTTGACCGATTCCAGCGGCAGCCTGCTGCCCAACAACGACTACACTGACAATGGCGGGCCACCGGGCGAGCTATTCACCGTGTCGCAAAACTCGCTGTTGGAAGACATCACGGTTCTAGGCGGAGATAGCTGGGGCCCTCCCAGTGGTTTGCACTTATTGATCGGCAGCGTTGATCCGTCGACCGACCTGGTCACTCCTTTGAATGGCACACTTGGCAAAGAGGGCGGAGAGGCGGTACCCACGCCGGCAAATTCGAACGACTACGTGACCTACCAACTCGCCACACCGGTCGCCCTAACCGCCGGCACCGAATACGTGTTTGGCCTGTACTCAGACACTCAGTGGTACGGTTTGGCACGCAGCGCTACCAACACCACCGCCGGGTCCGTCAATTTCAACGACACGAATACATTCGAAAACAACAATTCGGGCCGGCCTAGCAAGAACGACGGCTTTGGCGAATATGCTGTGCTAAACTCGGGCGACTACGAATACGTGTTTGCGGCACAAGGCGTTGCGGTCGTTCCCGAGCCGGCTTCGATCGCTCTGTTTGGCATGGGGGCCATCGGGCTGATTCTGATCGGCGGCCGACGCCGGAGGGAAGTGCCCCCTACGACCTTTGGGCGCGACGCACACCCAACGCCAGCCTCGGCCCGGCGATCGGCCATTGGACTTTCTTAA
- a CDS encoding Gfo/Idh/MocA family oxidoreductase — translation MPSTFSAAVVGTGFIGPVHVEGLRRAGVHVAGICGSSPVKSCAAAKRLGLPRGYASLGELLADATVDSVHLTTPNHFHFAQAAAALRAGKHVICEKPLAMNSRESAELVRIAASSGRTAAVAYNIRFYPLCHEAANRVRTGSLGEMLHVNGSYVQDWLLFDTDFNWRVLAKAGGELRAVADIGTHWLDLIQFISGQRIVAVYADLRTVHRVRQRPRGTVETFSSKCREPATSGQGAAEHGAAEQGAAGQGAAGQGAAGQGAAEHGAAEQGATEQGATEPIAIDTDDCGCVMLHFEHGANGCLWVSQTTAGRKNCLRFEIAGSRQSLAWNSESPDELWIGHRDRPNELLLRDPALLGELVRAITDYPGGHNEGFPDTFKQLFRSFYGYIAGGDFCAAPPFPTFADGHREILLCEAVLTSHREQRWVSLEEGLA, via the coding sequence ATGCCATCCACGTTCAGCGCTGCCGTCGTGGGGACAGGTTTCATCGGGCCGGTTCACGTCGAAGGCCTCCGCCGCGCCGGGGTGCATGTCGCGGGAATCTGTGGTTCTTCGCCGGTCAAGTCGTGCGCCGCCGCCAAGCGGCTGGGCTTGCCGCGCGGCTATGCGTCTCTAGGAGAATTGCTCGCCGATGCAACCGTCGATAGCGTGCATCTTACGACGCCGAACCACTTCCACTTCGCGCAGGCGGCTGCCGCGTTGCGGGCCGGCAAGCATGTAATCTGTGAAAAGCCGCTGGCGATGAATTCCCGCGAGTCGGCCGAATTGGTTCGCATTGCGGCGTCGAGCGGTCGAACTGCCGCCGTCGCCTACAATATTCGCTTCTATCCGCTATGCCACGAGGCGGCCAATCGGGTACGCACCGGCTCGCTCGGCGAAATGCTGCACGTCAATGGTTCGTACGTGCAAGACTGGCTGCTGTTCGACACGGATTTCAATTGGCGGGTGTTGGCCAAGGCTGGGGGCGAGCTGCGGGCCGTTGCCGATATCGGCACGCATTGGCTCGACCTAATCCAATTTATCAGCGGCCAGCGAATCGTCGCCGTCTATGCCGATTTGCGGACCGTCCACCGCGTCCGGCAGCGCCCTCGCGGCACCGTTGAGACTTTTTCCAGCAAATGCCGCGAACCAGCCACTTCCGGGCAAGGCGCTGCCGAGCACGGCGCTGCCGAGCAAGGCGCTGCCGGGCAAGGCGCTGCCGGGCAAGGCGCTGCCGGGCAAGGCGCTGCCGAGCACGGCGCTGCCGAGCAAGGCGCGACCGAGCAAGGCGCGACGGAACCGATCGCGATCGACACGGACGATTGCGGTTGCGTGATGCTCCATTTCGAGCATGGGGCAAATGGCTGCCTGTGGGTTTCGCAGACGACAGCGGGAAGGAAAAACTGTCTGCGGTTCGAGATCGCCGGCTCGCGGCAATCGCTCGCTTGGAACAGCGAAAGCCCCGACGAGTTATGGATCGGCCATCGCGATCGGCCGAATGAACTGTTGCTGCGCGATCCAGCGCTGCTCGGCGAATTGGTCCGCGCGATCACCGATTATCCGGGCGGGCACAACGAAGGTTTTCCCGACACGTTCAAGCAGCTTTTTCGCAGCTTTTACGGCTACATCGCGGGGGGAGATTTTTGCGCCGCGCCGCCATTTCCCACATTTGCCGACGGCCATCGCGAAATCTTGCTCTGCGAAGCCGTGTTGACGAGCCATCGCGAACAACGTTGGGTTTCGCTCGAAGAGGGCCTGGCATGA
- a CDS encoding sugar phosphate isomerase/epimerase, protein MKLGFVSAILPELPLDAVLQHAARIGYECVELMCWPVGKVDRRYAGVTHLDAANFSTAAADKVGELCRSTGIAISGLGYYPNPLSPDAGEARTAVEHLRLVIQAAALLGTPQVNTFVGRDWSKSVDGNWPRFLDTWKPLVGLAESLGVRIGIENCPMLFTDDEWPGGKNLAISPAIWRRMFADIPSRSFGLNYDPSHLVWQQMDHLRSLVEFRERLFHVHAKDVRIDRDRLDDVGILATPLKYHCPKLPGLGEIDWGRFCSVLGDCGYTGPVCVEVEDRAFEASLATRLQALRQAHDFLRNFIAREPAIE, encoded by the coding sequence ATGAAACTAGGATTCGTAAGCGCAATTCTGCCGGAATTGCCGCTGGATGCCGTCTTGCAGCATGCCGCGAGGATTGGCTACGAATGCGTCGAGCTAATGTGCTGGCCGGTCGGTAAGGTCGATCGGCGCTATGCGGGCGTTACGCATCTTGATGCGGCCAATTTTTCGACCGCGGCGGCCGACAAAGTTGGCGAGCTTTGCCGATCGACGGGCATCGCGATCAGCGGCCTGGGCTATTATCCGAATCCGCTCTCGCCCGATGCCGGCGAGGCCCGAACGGCCGTCGAGCATCTGCGGCTCGTCATTCAGGCGGCCGCGCTGTTGGGCACTCCGCAGGTCAACACGTTCGTAGGCCGCGATTGGTCGAAATCGGTCGATGGCAATTGGCCTCGCTTCCTGGATACCTGGAAGCCCCTGGTTGGGCTGGCGGAGAGCCTTGGCGTGCGGATTGGCATTGAAAACTGTCCCATGCTGTTCACCGACGACGAATGGCCGGGCGGGAAAAATCTGGCCATTAGTCCCGCAATCTGGCGACGGATGTTTGCCGACATTCCAAGCCGTTCGTTCGGCTTGAATTACGATCCCTCGCATCTCGTTTGGCAGCAAATGGACCACCTCCGTTCGCTGGTGGAGTTTCGCGAACGACTGTTTCACGTGCATGCCAAGGATGTGCGTATCGATCGCGATCGGCTCGACGATGTTGGCATCCTTGCGACGCCACTGAAATATCATTGCCCGAAGCTGCCCGGCTTGGGCGAAATCGATTGGGGCCGGTTCTGTTCCGTGCTCGGAGACTGTGGCTACACCGGGCCGGTTTGCGTGGAGGTCGAAGATCGGGCGTTCGAAGCTTCCTTGGCGACCCGCTTGCAGGCGCTTCGCCAAGCTCACGACTTCTTGCGCAATTTCATCGCTCGCGAGCCGGCGATCGAATAA
- the deoC gene encoding deoxyribose-phosphate aldolase yields MAFTYSDIAKMIDHSLLNPTLSAADLEAGCRLAVVYDVASVCIMPYALKRCAEMLRGTAVKASTTIGFPHGGHTTAIKRAEAERAIAEGGEELDMVVNISQVLSGNWDYVRSDIKAVVDVAHAAGQKVKVIFENCYLKDEHKIQLCRICSELNADWVKTSTGYGSGGATHDDLKLMRQHAARHVQVKAAGGVRDLDALLAVRDLGVTRCGSTRTREMLDEVNRRLNRPAIAASAVASPAGY; encoded by the coding sequence ATGGCTTTCACGTATTCCGACATTGCCAAGATGATCGACCACTCGCTGTTGAATCCGACGCTGAGCGCGGCGGATCTGGAGGCCGGCTGCCGGCTAGCGGTGGTCTACGACGTGGCCAGCGTTTGCATCATGCCGTATGCCTTGAAGCGCTGCGCCGAGATGCTGCGCGGCACGGCGGTCAAGGCCAGTACGACAATCGGCTTCCCGCACGGCGGGCACACCACGGCCATCAAGCGAGCCGAAGCTGAGCGGGCCATCGCCGAGGGGGGCGAAGAACTCGACATGGTGGTCAACATCAGCCAGGTGCTCAGCGGCAATTGGGACTACGTGCGATCCGACATCAAGGCGGTCGTCGACGTGGCTCATGCCGCCGGTCAAAAAGTGAAGGTCATCTTCGAAAACTGCTACCTCAAAGATGAGCACAAGATTCAGCTCTGCCGCATCTGCTCCGAACTGAATGCCGACTGGGTGAAAACGTCGACCGGCTACGGCAGCGGCGGCGCCACGCACGACGATCTGAAACTGATGCGGCAACATGCCGCGCGGCATGTGCAAGTGAAAGCCGCCGGCGGGGTCCGCGATTTGGATGCACTGCTAGCCGTGCGTGACCTAGGCGTGACTCGTTGCGGCAGCACCCGCACCAGAGAAATGCTCGACGAAGTGAATCGGCGTCTCAATCGCCCGGCAATCGCGGCATCCGCAGTCGCCTCGCCCGCCGGCTACTGA